From the genome of Penicillium oxalicum strain HP7-1 chromosome VII, whole genome shotgun sequence:
TCTGTTCTCTTCAAACAACACAGTCTTTTTCGACCAACACctttgtctttctttgtTGAAATCAAGATCTGATCACTCTCTTTCAgatctctcattctcttGTCAATCCTTGTCTAACGACAGACACTCATTTTTTCCAAAGTCGAATCTGTTTTCAAGTCCACTCGTGAACAATCACAGCCTTCACCAAAATGCTCTTCGCCAAGTCTCTCCTCGCCAGCGTTTTCGCTCTCACCGCTGCAGCCCTTCCCCATGTCGCTCGGGACAATGCCGGCAGTGGCAGTGTCAACTTTGTCAACAACCTGGACACCGATGTTTACCTCTGGACAACATCTGCCGACCCCGGCACCATGCACACCTTGCCCAAGGGCGGCGGTACCTACAATGAGGGCTGGAAGATCAACCCCAACGGCGGTGGCATCTCTATCAAGCTGTCAACCACTGAATCGCAAAGCAGTGTTCTCCAGTTCGA
Proteins encoded in this window:
- a CDS encoding Secreted thaumatin-like protein calA — translated: MLFAKSLLASVFALTAAALPHVARDNAGSGSVNFVNNLDTDVYLWTTSADPGTMHTLPKGGGTYNEGWKINPNGGGISIKLSTTESQSSVLQFEYTVDKETLYWDLSSIDMNPDSPFIKSGFSAIPSDSSCTTATCKPGDVNCAESYQHPNDVNTLSCSVNAQYTVTLG